The following proteins come from a genomic window of Timaviella obliquedivisa GSE-PSE-MK23-08B:
- a CDS encoding TIGR03960 family B12-binding radical SAM protein, whose amino-acid sequence MAVAVDQLLTSEISRPARYLGNELGAVHKAWEAAKVHWVLTYPEMYEVGASNLGHIILYSILNVQPRQSCDRAYLPAADLSQQLRATQTPLFAVESRRSLTNFDILGFSLSYELGATNILEMLDLAGIPLTWKERDAIGVWNVEQGSYPLIFAGGQTATSNPEPYADFLDFVALGDGEELLPEIGLVLEQGKLAGLSREELLLDLAQVPGVYVPRFYNMAADGSVVPNRSDVPERVLRRVATPIPAYSIGLVPYVETVHDRLTIEIRRGCTRGCRFCQPGMLTRPARDVEPTQVVEAIEQGMRATGYNEFSLLSLSCSDYLALPAVGVEIKNRLKDDNISLSLPSQRVDRFDENIANILGGTRQGGLTFAPEAGTQRMRDIINKGLNNEELLRGVKTAFEQGWDKVKLYFMIGLPGETDEDVLGIAETLRWLQRECGSRGRKRMSFNVTISNFTPKPHTPFQWHSVSKGEFKRKQRLLREEFHTIRGLKSNFTDVRISAMEDFVGRGDRRLAPVIRRAWELGAGMDAWWESLERAYSAWTEAIAESDLTWKYRQVESGEWNLFQEQAEGEESIAPSYDAPLPWDHIDTGIDKEWLKADLQKALEAAIVPDCSFDGCSHCGVCGTDFGHNVVVPPMPIPEFTGQFVPNVERAQRVRIWFGKLGDMALTSHLDLVRLFDRALRRAALPISFSGGFHPSPKFALANALSLGITSSGEIIDFDLTRSMDVDEFRAKLAAQLPPTMPIYQVEEVALKSPSATQILEKAEYWMTLGSSETASWQNWVDAILAAEEITIEQTTKSGQVKRVNLRDRLFALELLPPNTELPKFVPAFSAAWATLRYVGSCQNDGTLLRPEHVIYLLEQVSQQEIHWVHAHRQQLLLAKI is encoded by the coding sequence GTGGCAGTTGCCGTTGACCAGCTATTAACTTCAGAAATTTCTCGCCCTGCTCGTTATTTAGGTAATGAGTTAGGGGCAGTGCATAAGGCGTGGGAAGCGGCAAAGGTTCACTGGGTTCTGACTTATCCTGAAATGTATGAAGTCGGGGCTTCTAACCTAGGGCACATCATTCTTTATAGTATTTTGAATGTTCAGCCTAGGCAGTCATGCGATCGCGCCTATCTTCCGGCTGCTGACTTGTCTCAGCAACTCCGTGCCACTCAAACGCCGTTATTCGCGGTAGAGTCTAGGCGATCGCTCACCAACTTCGATATTTTGGGCTTTAGCCTCAGCTACGAGCTAGGGGCAACCAATATTTTAGAAATGTTGGACTTGGCAGGCATTCCGCTGACCTGGAAAGAGCGTGATGCGATCGGGGTTTGGAATGTTGAGCAAGGCAGTTATCCGCTGATCTTTGCTGGCGGACAAACTGCCACCTCTAACCCAGAGCCCTATGCCGACTTTTTAGACTTTGTGGCGCTAGGCGATGGCGAAGAACTGCTTCCTGAAATTGGTCTGGTTCTGGAGCAGGGAAAACTGGCTGGCTTAAGTCGGGAAGAACTACTCCTAGATCTGGCACAAGTTCCTGGAGTGTATGTGCCCCGGTTTTACAATATGGCGGCAGATGGCTCGGTGGTGCCGAATCGCTCGGATGTGCCTGAGCGCGTATTGCGACGGGTAGCAACGCCGATTCCGGCATATTCTATTGGATTGGTTCCCTACGTCGAAACAGTACATGATCGATTGACTATTGAAATTCGGCGTGGCTGCACTAGAGGCTGTCGCTTTTGTCAGCCCGGAATGCTGACTCGCCCTGCACGAGATGTGGAACCAACGCAGGTAGTAGAGGCGATCGAGCAGGGAATGCGAGCAACAGGCTACAACGAGTTTTCTTTACTTTCTTTAAGCTGTTCAGATTATCTGGCATTGCCAGCAGTCGGCGTAGAGATTAAAAATCGCCTTAAAGATGACAATATTTCCCTTTCCTTGCCTAGTCAGCGAGTCGATCGCTTTGACGAAAACATTGCCAATATCCTGGGTGGCACCCGACAAGGCGGACTGACCTTTGCCCCCGAAGCCGGAACGCAGCGGATGCGAGACATTATTAACAAAGGGCTGAACAATGAGGAACTATTGCGCGGGGTCAAAACAGCATTTGAGCAAGGCTGGGACAAGGTTAAGCTCTATTTTATGATTGGGCTGCCTGGAGAAACTGACGAGGATGTATTAGGAATTGCCGAAACGCTGCGGTGGCTTCAGCGAGAGTGCGGCAGCCGAGGTCGCAAGCGCATGAGCTTCAATGTAACGATTTCTAACTTTACGCCTAAGCCGCACACTCCGTTTCAGTGGCATTCGGTGTCCAAAGGCGAGTTTAAGCGGAAACAGCGGCTGCTGCGAGAAGAATTCCATACAATTCGCGGGTTGAAGAGTAACTTTACTGACGTGCGAATTTCAGCAATGGAAGATTTTGTGGGACGGGGCGATCGCCGTCTGGCTCCAGTGATTCGTCGCGCCTGGGAGTTGGGCGCAGGCATGGATGCTTGGTGGGAAAGCCTGGAGCGAGCGTATTCTGCGTGGACAGAGGCGATCGCTGAATCTGACCTAACCTGGAAATATCGGCAGGTAGAAAGCGGCGAGTGGAATCTTTTTCAGGAACAAGCAGAGGGTGAGGAATCTATAGCGCCCTCGTATGATGCTCCTTTACCTTGGGATCATATTGATACTGGAATTGACAAAGAATGGTTGAAAGCCGATTTACAGAAGGCACTTGAGGCAGCGATCGTTCCCGATTGTTCGTTTGATGGGTGTTCTCATTGTGGCGTGTGCGGCACAGATTTTGGTCACAACGTAGTCGTGCCGCCGATGCCCATTCCCGAATTCACAGGGCAGTTTGTGCCGAATGTGGAACGGGCACAGCGGGTCAGAATTTGGTTTGGGAAGTTAGGCGACATGGCATTAACAAGCCATCTTGATCTGGTGCGTCTATTTGACAGAGCCTTGCGACGAGCAGCGCTGCCCATTAGTTTTTCGGGTGGATTCCATCCCAGTCCTAAGTTTGCGTTGGCGAATGCTCTGTCATTAGGCATTACGAGTTCAGGGGAAATCATTGATTTTGACCTGACTCGCTCAATGGATGTCGATGAGTTTCGGGCAAAGTTGGCGGCACAACTTCCTCCTACCATGCCCATCTATCAAGTAGAAGAGGTTGCGCTCAAGTCGCCTTCTGCAACGCAGATTTTGGAAAAGGCTGAATATTGGATGACGCTAGGTTCTTCAGAAACTGCCTCTTGGCAAAATTGGGTCGATGCAATTTTGGCGGCAGAGGAGATTACAATAGAGCAGACTACAAAGTCAGGTCAAGTCAAGCGGGTAAATTTGCGCGATCGCCTGTTTGCCCTAGAACTTCTGCCTCCTAATACCGAACTTCCTAAGTTCGTCCCTGCCTTCTCTGCGGCTTGGGCAACCCTCCGCTATGTTGGCAGTTGCCAGAATGATGGAACCTTGTTACGTCCTGAGCACGTCATTTACCTGTTAGAGCAAGTTTCTCAGCAAGAAATTCACTGGGTTCATGCTCATCGTCAACAGCTACTCTTGGCTAAAATTTGA
- a CDS encoding STAS domain-containing protein, whose amino-acid sequence MSNVLTHSKTKIVKLQGNINAENAAEIGEYLADIISAQENSSLMVDMSQVVALDSAGLMILVSTLTLAQHLNKQFGLFGVSASVRIIFELTQLDRVFEISSESQPFPDLDLVAA is encoded by the coding sequence ATGTCAAACGTCCTTACCCATTCCAAAACGAAAATTGTCAAGCTTCAGGGCAACATTAATGCAGAGAATGCAGCCGAAATAGGGGAGTATTTAGCAGACATAATTTCTGCTCAAGAGAACTCTTCGCTAATGGTCGATATGAGCCAGGTCGTGGCATTAGATAGCGCTGGGTTAATGATATTGGTATCTACCCTAACTTTGGCACAGCATCTCAATAAGCAGTTTGGGCTATTTGGAGTTTCTGCTTCTGTTCGCATCATTTTTGAATTGACGCAGCTCGATCGCGTGTTTGAGATTTCGTCGGAGAGCCAACCCTTCCCAGATCTAGACTTGGTGGCTGCGTAA
- the pip gene encoding prolyl aminopeptidase: MLELYPTIAPYNTGTLKVSDLHTLYFEQAGNPNGKPLIFLHGGPGGGIDPIYRQYFDPQKWRIVLFDQRGCGRSTPHAELEENTTWDLVSDIEKLRLYLNINQWVVFGGSWGSTLALAYSQTHPESCKGLILRGIFLLRQKELRWFYQEGTSYIFPEAWEGYLKPIPIEERTDLISAYYQRLTSLDPSIRLEAAKAWSIWEASTSKLLLDPNLQRKFGESNFADAFARIECHYFVNKGFLEAEDQLLKGCDRIRHIPTVIVQGRYDVVCPMVSAWELHQSFPEAEFIVVPDAGHSMTEPGIRSALIEAGDRFATL, from the coding sequence ATGCTAGAACTTTATCCTACGATCGCTCCTTACAATACCGGAACGCTAAAAGTTTCCGACCTTCACACCCTTTACTTTGAACAAGCCGGAAACCCCAATGGCAAGCCGCTTATTTTTCTCCATGGCGGTCCAGGTGGCGGTATTGATCCTATCTATCGGCAGTATTTTGATCCACAAAAATGGCGAATTGTTCTGTTTGACCAACGTGGGTGTGGGCGTAGTACTCCCCATGCTGAGCTAGAAGAGAATACGACGTGGGATTTGGTTAGCGATATTGAAAAGCTGCGTCTTTATTTGAACATTAACCAATGGGTTGTGTTTGGTGGCAGTTGGGGCAGCACACTGGCGCTGGCGTATAGCCAAACCCATCCTGAATCTTGCAAAGGTTTGATTCTACGAGGTATTTTCTTGCTCCGGCAAAAGGAGTTGCGCTGGTTTTATCAAGAAGGGACAAGCTATATTTTTCCAGAGGCTTGGGAGGGTTACTTAAAGCCTATTCCCATTGAAGAGCGAACTGACTTGATTAGTGCTTATTATCAAAGGCTCACGAGTCTTGATCCGAGCATCCGGTTAGAAGCTGCAAAGGCTTGGTCTATTTGGGAGGCAAGCACCAGCAAGTTGTTACTCGACCCCAATTTGCAGCGAAAATTTGGCGAAAGTAACTTTGCCGACGCGTTTGCACGAATTGAGTGCCATTACTTTGTTAATAAGGGATTTCTAGAGGCAGAAGATCAATTGTTGAAAGGGTGCGATCGCATTCGTCACATTCCTACTGTGATTGTTCAAGGTCGCTACGATGTGGTTTGTCCCATGGTTTCTGCCTGGGAATTGCATCAATCCTTTCCTGAAGCCGAGTTTATTGTTGTTCCTGATGCAGGACACTCCATGACCGAACCCGGAATTCGGAGTGCCCTGATTGAAGCGGGCGATCGCTTTGCTACTCTTTAG
- the nadA gene encoding quinolinate synthase NadA, whose protein sequence is MFATTLPHQNSVTLPTDLFAAIAELKRELNAVVLAHYYQDPDIQDIADYIGDSLGLSQQAASTEADVIVFAGVHFMAETAKILNPHKLVLLPDLSAGCSLADSCPPAAFAQFKAAHPNHIVISYINCTAEIKAMSDIICTSSNAVNIVRQISNDQPIIFAPDRNLGRYVMEQTGRDMVLWQGSCIVHETFSEKKLVQLQIEHPEAEIIAHPECEPPVLRHASYIGSTTALLNYSQRSPRSAFIVATEPGIIHQMQKQAPNKLFIPAPPLNNCACNECPYMRLNTLEKLYWAMKTRSPEITLPEEIQVAALQPIQRMLAMS, encoded by the coding sequence GTGTTTGCAACCACCCTACCTCACCAAAATTCTGTTACTTTACCTACTGATTTGTTTGCAGCGATCGCCGAGTTAAAGCGCGAGCTTAACGCAGTTGTTCTAGCGCACTATTACCAAGATCCAGATATTCAAGACATCGCTGATTATATCGGCGATTCCCTAGGACTTTCTCAGCAAGCAGCAAGCACCGAAGCCGATGTTATTGTGTTTGCTGGGGTTCACTTTATGGCAGAAACCGCCAAAATTCTCAATCCCCATAAGCTTGTTTTACTGCCCGACCTAAGTGCAGGCTGCTCGTTAGCCGATAGCTGCCCACCCGCTGCCTTTGCCCAGTTTAAGGCGGCTCACCCCAATCATATTGTCATTTCTTACATCAACTGCACCGCCGAAATTAAGGCGATGAGCGATATTATTTGCACCAGTTCCAATGCGGTTAATATTGTTCGCCAAATTTCTAACGACCAGCCCATTATTTTTGCACCCGATCGCAACTTAGGGCGCTACGTTATGGAGCAAACTGGGCGAGACATGGTGCTTTGGCAAGGAAGCTGCATTGTGCATGAAACTTTCTCAGAGAAGAAGCTAGTTCAGTTGCAGATCGAGCATCCCGAAGCTGAAATCATTGCCCACCCTGAATGCGAACCGCCTGTCCTGCGCCACGCCAGCTATATTGGCTCTACTACCGCGCTACTGAACTACAGCCAACGCAGTCCGCGATCGGCTTTCATTGTTGCGACCGAACCAGGCATTATTCACCAAATGCAGAAGCAAGCGCCCAACAAGCTCTTTATTCCGGCACCACCTTTGAATAATTGCGCTTGCAACGAATGTCCTTACATGCGGCTCAATACATTAGAGAAGCTTTACTGGGCAATGAAAACCCGATCTCCTGAAATCACTTTGCCAGAGGAGATTCAGGTTGCAGCACTGCAACCGATTCAGCGGATGTTAGCCATGAGTTGA
- the sfsA gene encoding DNA/RNA nuclease SfsA, translating to MSDWIYPYPPLYSGILIQRYKRFFADIELDSGETITAHCPNTGPMTGICIPGSRVQVSLSSSLTRKLPYTWELIEVNDLQPTWVGVNTALPNRVIKAALEARLFPELGEYQQIQGEVPYGIDRKSRIDFLLTGEDGRSLYVEVKNTTWTDGHLALFPDCVTTRGQKHLRELMALLPRSRSAMLYLINRGDCTQFSPGDSADPIYGKLLRAAIALGLEVLPCRFDVTLAGLRYLGLAELKL from the coding sequence ATGTCTGACTGGATTTATCCTTACCCTCCCCTCTATTCTGGCATCTTGATCCAACGCTACAAGCGATTCTTCGCAGATATTGAGTTGGATTCTGGAGAAACAATTACGGCTCACTGTCCCAACACAGGTCCTATGACCGGAATTTGTATTCCTGGCAGCCGAGTTCAAGTTTCCCTGAGCAGCAGCCTCACTCGCAAGTTGCCTTACACCTGGGAATTAATTGAGGTGAATGATTTACAGCCAACTTGGGTGGGGGTGAATACAGCATTGCCGAATCGGGTGATCAAAGCAGCTTTAGAAGCACGCCTGTTTCCAGAGTTAGGAGAGTATCAACAAATTCAAGGGGAAGTTCCTTACGGAATTGATAGAAAGAGCCGGATAGACTTTCTACTGACTGGAGAGGATGGGCGATCGCTTTACGTAGAAGTCAAAAATACAACCTGGACGGATGGTCATCTGGCATTGTTTCCTGATTGCGTGACCACGCGAGGACAAAAGCACTTGCGGGAACTGATGGCACTGCTCCCCCGATCGCGATCGGCAATGCTCTACTTAATTAACCGAGGAGATTGTACTCAATTTTCTCCAGGAGATAGCGCCGACCCAATTTACGGCAAGCTTTTACGAGCAGCGATCGCCCTGGGTTTGGAAGTTCTTCCTTGTCGCTTTGATGTAACTCTTGCAGGTCTGCGTTACCTAGGCTTAGCTGAACTAAAGCTTTAG
- a CDS encoding sugar ABC transporter permease → MSKRWNALRQQSTPYLFLLPALLVLGLTVFYPAIQAFLLSFTRYEYDITQPPQWIGLENFGRLFKDQVFWKTLSNTIGYLIGVVPILVIAPLGLAILVNRSIPGVQWFRAAYYTPVVISMVVAGIAWRWLYSETGLFNQLLIWLRLSKEGLPWLTSPKFALFSVMVVTIWKGLGYYMVIYLAGLQSIPSDLYEAAAIDGSDGWRKHWDITVPLMRPYLFLVAVISAISATKVFEEVYIMTQGGPRSSSKTLVYYVYERAFQDLEISYACTIGLAMFLLILLLSSVRLALSRQPSTIL, encoded by the coding sequence ATGTCGAAACGTTGGAATGCTCTCCGTCAACAGTCAACGCCGTACTTATTTCTGCTGCCTGCCCTACTGGTGCTAGGGCTAACGGTATTCTATCCGGCTATCCAAGCTTTTCTACTCAGCTTTACCCGCTACGAGTATGACATCACCCAGCCACCCCAGTGGATTGGGCTAGAAAATTTTGGGCGGCTATTCAAAGATCAGGTTTTCTGGAAAACCTTGAGTAATACGATCGGTTATCTGATTGGCGTAGTGCCCATTTTGGTGATTGCACCCTTAGGGTTAGCAATTCTGGTTAACCGCAGTATTCCAGGGGTTCAGTGGTTTCGGGCAGCTTATTACACGCCCGTCGTGATTTCGATGGTGGTAGCAGGCATTGCTTGGAGATGGTTGTACTCCGAGACGGGTTTGTTTAATCAGCTATTGATCTGGTTACGTCTTTCTAAAGAAGGGTTACCTTGGCTAACTAGTCCTAAGTTTGCGCTGTTTAGCGTGATGGTGGTCACCATTTGGAAAGGGCTGGGATACTACATGGTGATTTATTTGGCTGGACTACAGTCGATTCCGTCTGATCTCTACGAGGCAGCAGCGATCGATGGTTCTGATGGGTGGCGCAAGCACTGGGACATCACCGTTCCTTTAATGCGTCCCTACCTTTTTCTAGTAGCCGTCATTTCAGCAATTTCAGCGACCAAAGTGTTTGAAGAAGTTTACATCATGACTCAGGGCGGACCTCGGAGCAGTTCTAAAACATTGGTCTACTACGTTTACGAGCGAGCATTCCAAGATTTAGAAATCAGCTATGCCTGTACCATTGGACTCGCCATGTTTTTGCTTATTCTTCTCCTCTCTTCGGTTCGCCTAGCCTTAAGTCGTCAGCCATCCACCATTCTGTAA
- a CDS encoding ATP-dependent DNA helicase, with translation MIEVEVHQQLRAFLREQGEPYWHHHLTMARLIARALRIGRSALIQAGAPSGYHGRYRLSYLMPLLIWQEPVVLVATEVVQQRLLMVELPRLRQWIQTHKAILTGDRFPTNDFQGLLLTTPQAWLSDRLHNEGRFPGGIPTIIDGVDDLETWTRQQLTTQLHPQDWDALMMACPEQIELIRDTRVQLTRSIFQHPINPYDRYLVDLQEQEILAGLYQSLQKSHSAQAESSYLPRAWQKFGHALWTGEQMLWAALVRHQGQFLLYASPVEVGSHLQPIWSQQPIVLIGGTLDPETEAKTYRQQMGLGDLTCLKFSVDRQNELIQLYVPDRLPMPNTPQFQPVLMQEIRALLGATNTVNQGLTVVLVEDVPLKAQVGSMLAAEYGSRVQVEKTCLDDHGVLITGWGFWRQYQAVLPAPNLLIITTLPIPSLEDPLVAGRVAHYKQMHQDWFRLYLLPETLSELQRAIAPIRETQGVVALLDNRVNHRSYGQQVLAALSPSARINYIDASLFSHPEELKIRD, from the coding sequence GTGATTGAGGTCGAAGTCCATCAACAACTCCGTGCTTTTCTGCGAGAGCAGGGTGAGCCTTATTGGCACCATCACCTAACGATGGCGCGGTTGATTGCGCGGGCATTGCGCATCGGGCGGAGTGCCTTAATTCAGGCGGGTGCTCCCTCTGGCTATCACGGGCGCTATCGTCTGAGCTACCTCATGCCGCTGCTAATTTGGCAGGAGCCTGTGGTTCTAGTAGCAACGGAGGTAGTGCAGCAACGATTATTAATGGTAGAGCTTCCTCGGTTGCGGCAATGGATTCAGACTCATAAGGCGATTCTGACAGGCGATCGCTTCCCTACCAATGATTTTCAAGGATTGCTCCTCACGACTCCTCAAGCTTGGTTGAGCGATCGCCTCCACAATGAGGGGCGCTTCCCAGGTGGCATTCCTACTATTATTGATGGCGTAGATGATCTAGAAACTTGGACTCGACAGCAACTCACCACTCAACTGCACCCCCAAGATTGGGACGCTCTGATGATGGCGTGCCCGGAACAAATAGAGCTAATTCGAGATACTCGAGTGCAGCTAACGCGCTCCATCTTTCAACATCCGATTAATCCTTACGATCGCTACCTGGTTGATCTCCAAGAGCAAGAAATTTTAGCCGGACTCTATCAATCGCTTCAAAAGAGCCATTCGGCTCAAGCAGAATCAAGTTACTTACCTCGTGCCTGGCAGAAGTTTGGGCACGCTCTCTGGACGGGCGAACAAATGCTTTGGGCAGCTTTAGTCAGACATCAGGGGCAATTCCTGCTCTACGCTAGTCCTGTTGAAGTAGGCTCCCACCTCCAGCCGATTTGGTCACAGCAGCCCATAGTATTGATTGGTGGCACACTAGATCCTGAAACCGAGGCAAAGACTTATCGGCAGCAGATGGGCTTAGGCGATTTAACCTGCCTGAAGTTTTCGGTCGATCGCCAAAATGAACTCATTCAACTCTATGTGCCCGATCGATTGCCTATGCCCAATACGCCCCAATTTCAGCCCGTGCTGATGCAAGAAATTCGGGCATTGTTAGGAGCAACTAACACCGTTAACCAAGGTTTGACGGTTGTATTGGTCGAAGATGTGCCCTTAAAAGCGCAGGTGGGATCAATGCTGGCAGCCGAATATGGCTCACGAGTGCAAGTCGAAAAAACCTGCTTAGATGACCATGGTGTCTTAATTACGGGCTGGGGCTTTTGGCGGCAGTATCAGGCAGTCTTACCCGCCCCCAACTTGCTGATCATTACAACGCTGCCAATTCCGTCGTTAGAAGATCCTTTAGTGGCAGGACGAGTCGCGCATTACAAACAGATGCATCAGGACTGGTTCCGACTCTATTTGCTGCCCGAAACTTTGAGCGAACTGCAACGGGCGATCGCTCCCATTCGAGAAACCCAAGGCGTTGTGGCACTGCTAGATAACCGCGTCAATCACCGCAGCTACGGACAGCAAGTACTGGCTGCCCTCAGCCCATCAGCCCGAATTAATTATATTGATGCTAGCTTGTTCAGCCATCCTGAAGAGTTGAAGATACGAGACTGA
- a CDS encoding DUF2839 domain-containing protein yields MGDSKRRKETLGDKYGQEENVLPFVPIKKGQAAQFVKWSTFGAWLGIGVLVAYWVTIRLLGPALGWWQVN; encoded by the coding sequence ATGGGTGATTCCAAACGCCGCAAGGAAACACTAGGAGATAAATATGGACAAGAGGAAAACGTATTGCCTTTTGTCCCCATTAAAAAAGGACAAGCTGCTCAATTCGTCAAGTGGAGTACGTTTGGTGCCTGGTTGGGCATAGGCGTGTTAGTTGCATACTGGGTCACAATTCGTCTTTTGGGTCCGGCTTTGGGATGGTGGCAGGTTAATTGA
- the dacB gene encoding D-alanyl-D-alanine carboxypeptidase/D-alanyl-D-alanine-endopeptidase yields the protein MTQNRLFLWLLSLTTLIVTLWLKPAAAQTGICSAQLPDKISAVTNRPEFRRSRWGILVQTLGDPCGICEAARETLYAQDADRFFIPASNLKLLTTAAALEVLGDRYTIRTSVYQVHSDQVILRVVGRGDPSLTDIQLNQLAKQIRDRNITQIDQLIADDSYFQGDATNPTWEWEDVQSGYGAPVNSLILNENLIGLTFFPQNLGQPLRIVWDDPAEATRWQISNRSKTVAAAAEESLQVGRDLERSQLNVRGQLRVGSRPETAAIAITQPSRYFLQRFKQALRQWNIQVNQSFVTTERTGAQGTEISAVESESLPGLIAKVNQESNNLYAESLLRTLGITRSPQASSSLEAGVEAVKKALTQLGVDVAGYNLRDGSGVSRHNWATPESLVQTLQGMGASPHAVPYRNSLAVAGRVGSLQNRFLNSPVAGKLQGKTGFLSGSTALSGYLEPPDYSPLVFSILINQFDRPVEEIQEAIDEIVELLAQLQKC from the coding sequence ATGACGCAAAACAGACTTTTCTTGTGGCTCCTCAGCTTAACGACACTGATTGTTACGTTATGGCTAAAGCCTGCTGCGGCTCAGACAGGCATCTGTTCGGCGCAGCTTCCAGATAAGATTTCGGCAGTTACCAACCGTCCTGAGTTTCGGCGATCGCGCTGGGGAATTTTGGTGCAAACGCTAGGCGACCCTTGCGGCATCTGCGAAGCAGCGCGCGAGACGCTTTATGCCCAAGATGCCGATCGATTTTTCATTCCAGCTTCCAACTTAAAACTGCTGACGACGGCAGCAGCATTGGAAGTATTGGGCGATCGCTACACCATTCGGACTTCTGTTTACCAAGTGCATTCAGATCAAGTAATACTAAGGGTTGTGGGGCGGGGCGATCCCAGCTTGACAGATATTCAACTCAACCAGTTAGCAAAGCAAATCCGCGATCGCAATATTACCCAAATCGACCAACTGATTGCCGACGATAGTTATTTTCAAGGCGATGCCACCAATCCCACTTGGGAATGGGAAGATGTCCAATCTGGATATGGTGCTCCAGTCAACAGTTTAATTCTCAACGAAAATTTGATCGGCTTGACCTTCTTTCCTCAAAACTTAGGACAACCCTTGCGAATCGTTTGGGATGACCCAGCGGAAGCAACTCGTTGGCAAATCAGTAATCGCTCTAAAACAGTCGCAGCCGCAGCAGAAGAGTCTTTGCAAGTCGGGCGTGATCTAGAACGATCGCAACTCAATGTTCGAGGACAGTTGCGAGTCGGCTCAAGGCCAGAAACAGCAGCGATCGCCATTACTCAGCCCTCCCGCTATTTTCTTCAGCGTTTTAAGCAAGCCCTGCGCCAGTGGAATATTCAGGTCAATCAATCTTTTGTGACCACAGAACGCACTGGAGCCCAGGGAACAGAAATTTCAGCCGTAGAATCTGAATCTCTGCCAGGGCTAATTGCAAAGGTCAATCAAGAAAGTAATAATCTTTACGCCGAAAGCCTGCTCCGAACCTTAGGAATTACCCGATCTCCCCAAGCAAGCTCTAGCTTAGAGGCGGGAGTGGAAGCAGTGAAAAAAGCCTTAACTCAGTTAGGCGTAGATGTGGCAGGCTATAACCTGAGGGATGGATCTGGGGTGTCTCGTCATAACTGGGCAACACCCGAGAGTTTAGTACAGACTCTCCAAGGGATGGGGGCATCACCTCACGCAGTACCCTATCGAAATTCTTTAGCAGTTGCGGGCAGAGTTGGCTCGTTGCAAAATCGATTTCTCAATAGCCCCGTCGCGGGCAAGCTTCAAGGAAAAACCGGGTTTCTCAGTGGCTCAACCGCGCTGTCTGGCTACTTAGAACCACCAGACTATTCTCCCCTGGTATTCAGCATCCTGATTAACCAATTTGACCGACCTGTGGAGGAGATTCAAGAGGCGATCGATGAGATTGTAGAGCTTCTAGCACAACTACAAAAATGCTAG